One part of the Bacteroidia bacterium genome encodes these proteins:
- a CDS encoding PKD domain-containing protein — MLRTLTTGLALFFTLTSLIAQTPLPPSAHGGNPNKTLNLRNPQLGTIQHLLEYDYERQNPRYRALLPKDRICYTNENGEELEIVNPNAVEDDASFEKWIQDNVKRQQSSRSLYRTGSDEILTVPVVVHVVYSNPTENISDDQVLSQIRVLNEDYRRQNPDKGKTPSQFRNSAVDTGIEFCLASLDPSGRSTNGINRISFDGAPFSEQFINEQIKPDIIWDPSRYLNIWVCNIAGGILGYAQFPQSGEVGGLPFSPGLAKTDGVVINYNVFGTIGTVSTPFNGGRTTTHEVGHWLGLRHIWGDGACDKDDYCNDTPVADSPNFNCPPGSVSCEGGKAMVSNYMDYSDDACMNLFTRDQRDRMRAVLQNSPRRKSVIESTACRSKVEPPKPDFIADIRLGCGPLEVNFGDLTEGDVENWKWSFPGGKPKSSKNQNPKVVYRKPGLYEVKLVASNKGGSKEITKSAYVQVMEEGASLPLTATFEPDSVFPPNGFFIHNPQQDHTWDKTERVGGFGKSKGAMTINNYDNNLTGTDDWLVSPIFDLSEESSTTLAFDLAYVPYNGRYADTLGIFVATACDPVFRCIYYKGGEALQTARPFNKPFSPVEDDWRTDVIDLSQFDGQPRVQIAFVNFGGHGNDIYLDNIKLTGATQLPPVADFKISSTSICAGMDVQFTDDSYGTPQKWVWAFPGGFPAGDTVKSPKVRYEEPGRYDVFLTVTSEGGSNTITRKEVIEVRPKEPVSLTPSKDPNICAGEEITIEVSGADSYTWNVPGLTNQPLNNSLTLRPEQSMTLSVIGEGSSGCKNEVNLSIDVQQGENISMTPPSASICRGSNVEINLDGADSYTWEPAQGVSFLGQGLVSLSPDETTTYTVTGIKGSCRVKKDITVTVDDAPNLLTVQSSRRILCPGDAVTLTASGAAGYRWSPVSDLNSAEGKEIIARPFQSTTYRVTATTENGCSTSADVFVEVIPRPNIILNASTDLVCEGSTVSLQAAGALTYDWYPQAELSIVQGARAEAVPTVNTTYQVIGSNEAGCSDTAFVEVGVRESRKVKIEADDAAVCRRQSTVLRAYGASRYTWYPANEVSSRVGEFTRVSPSRQTTYRVVAEDENGCESEDEITIDVATGSYPRAAFTSVKSVVCAGESVQFQSLSQNAQEYYWEFEGGFPRRSNEANPEVTFETEGYHSVSLRVVSCSGNEDYTSETDFIVVTEPIILSLNQGDQSICKGGSLELQAFGADTYSWSPAIGLDKTNGNLVNAKPTGTTTYKVVGEMSDGCKAEAEITLEVLETNDQLSVSPKNPSICSGESVRLLAEGAASYTWSVAGQSTTSGDENEILVSPTQTTTFVVEASSLNGCEFKEEITVTVNEGLSIKIDPESPVICKGDQIRLDTHSEGVFTWSPSGSLSASSGTAVDAFPTRTTEYVVRGTNDGGCHAEARVTVVVNEAEDLKVRAQERSICRGDTTFLTASGSTDYLWSPSASLDKTRGPVVAAFPEETTTYIVSTGADGCRVEEAITITVTQPEPLTISPASVQACRGQYTTLTASGGQYYIWDQAEGLTKAAGEEVRVNPETTTRYTVSSIDEQGCETSNYVTVVVEEKDFLEISASHASVCVQEEVSLIASGADSYTWLPAEGLLRFEGARTYVRPNQTTTYQVIGTNTGGCVDTAEISLEVNELKPDFVFDRPETIDLAQGAGKVDFSDRTINGKSWLWDFGTGSTSTEQNPVHFFRKPGKYTVSLIVSNGICEDIVSKKIEVINSSSLEELVDEGEINIPDLADEEGIVNVKLESPRQMRLQLRLLDSRGTQLYDGLLHVSAGTYEQPFSLSNFDKGAYFIELMDGEETYRQQVVYR; from the coding sequence ATGTTGCGAACCCTGACTACTGGTCTGGCATTGTTCTTCACACTAACAAGCCTAATAGCACAAACTCCACTTCCCCCCAGCGCACACGGGGGAAATCCAAATAAAACGCTCAACCTCAGAAATCCCCAGCTTGGTACGATTCAACATCTTCTGGAGTATGATTATGAGAGACAAAATCCCAGATATCGGGCATTGCTTCCTAAAGATCGTATCTGCTACACAAATGAAAATGGAGAAGAGCTGGAGATCGTCAATCCCAATGCAGTAGAGGATGATGCTAGCTTCGAAAAATGGATACAGGACAATGTAAAAAGACAGCAATCCAGCCGTTCGCTATATCGTACCGGTTCAGATGAAATCCTGACTGTACCAGTAGTAGTGCATGTGGTCTACAGCAATCCCACAGAAAATATCAGCGACGATCAGGTACTTTCTCAAATCCGTGTTCTTAATGAAGATTACAGAAGACAGAATCCTGACAAAGGGAAAACACCTTCTCAATTTAGAAATAGCGCAGTAGATACCGGCATTGAGTTTTGCCTCGCAAGCCTAGATCCATCCGGCAGAAGTACCAATGGAATCAATAGAATTTCTTTTGATGGGGCGCCTTTTAGTGAACAATTTATCAATGAACAGATAAAACCGGATATCATCTGGGATCCTAGTCGATATCTCAATATTTGGGTCTGTAATATCGCGGGAGGAATTCTGGGCTATGCTCAATTTCCTCAATCAGGAGAAGTAGGCGGACTACCTTTTTCTCCGGGTTTGGCAAAAACAGATGGAGTGGTGATAAACTATAATGTTTTTGGTACCATAGGAACAGTCAGCACTCCTTTTAATGGAGGGAGAACAACTACCCATGAGGTAGGACATTGGCTGGGACTTCGCCATATCTGGGGTGATGGCGCTTGTGATAAAGATGATTATTGTAATGATACGCCTGTAGCTGATTCCCCTAACTTCAACTGCCCTCCGGGATCTGTAAGTTGTGAAGGAGGAAAAGCCATGGTATCTAATTATATGGATTACAGCGATGATGCTTGTATGAATCTATTTACCCGGGACCAAAGGGATCGTATGAGAGCAGTCCTTCAAAATAGTCCACGCAGAAAAAGTGTCATCGAATCTACTGCATGCAGAAGCAAAGTCGAACCTCCCAAACCGGATTTTATCGCTGATATCCGATTGGGATGTGGGCCTTTGGAAGTCAATTTTGGAGATCTGACAGAAGGAGATGTCGAGAACTGGAAGTGGTCATTTCCCGGAGGAAAACCAAAGTCCTCGAAAAACCAGAATCCTAAAGTAGTATATAGAAAGCCAGGACTCTATGAGGTAAAACTCGTAGCATCCAATAAAGGAGGATCAAAAGAAATAACAAAGAGTGCCTATGTCCAGGTAATGGAAGAGGGTGCTTCCCTTCCCCTTACAGCTACCTTCGAACCGGATAGCGTTTTCCCGCCCAATGGCTTTTTCATCCACAACCCTCAGCAGGATCATACCTGGGATAAAACAGAACGCGTAGGAGGCTTTGGAAAAAGCAAAGGCGCCATGACAATCAATAACTATGACAATAACCTAACGGGAACGGATGACTGGTTGGTAAGTCCTATTTTTGATTTGAGTGAAGAAAGTTCAACTACTTTGGCTTTTGATCTGGCCTATGTACCCTATAATGGAAGATATGCAGATACTCTGGGAATTTTCGTAGCTACTGCCTGCGATCCGGTTTTCAGGTGCATCTACTATAAAGGAGGAGAAGCCTTGCAAACGGCCCGTCCGTTCAACAAACCTTTCTCTCCGGTAGAGGATGACTGGAGAACTGATGTAATAGACCTCAGTCAATTCGATGGACAACCCCGAGTGCAAATTGCCTTTGTAAACTTCGGCGGACACGGTAATGATATTTACCTCGATAATATAAAACTGACCGGTGCAACTCAATTGCCGCCGGTTGCAGATTTTAAAATATCCAGCACCAGTATTTGTGCCGGTATGGATGTACAGTTTACGGATGACTCCTATGGTACCCCTCAAAAGTGGGTATGGGCATTTCCCGGAGGCTTCCCGGCAGGAGATACGGTCAAAAGTCCCAAGGTTCGCTACGAAGAGCCAGGCAGATACGATGTTTTCCTAACCGTTACCAGCGAAGGTGGAAGCAATACCATTACGCGTAAAGAAGTCATAGAAGTACGACCGAAGGAACCCGTTAGTCTTACGCCTTCTAAAGATCCCAATATCTGCGCAGGAGAAGAAATAACCATTGAAGTCAGTGGGGCAGATTCTTATACCTGGAATGTCCCGGGGCTTACCAATCAACCCCTCAATAATAGCTTGACCCTTCGACCAGAACAAAGTATGACCCTGAGTGTCATTGGAGAAGGCAGTAGCGGCTGTAAAAATGAAGTAAATCTAAGTATAGATGTTCAGCAAGGAGAAAATATCAGCATGACACCTCCTTCTGCTTCTATCTGTAGAGGTTCCAATGTAGAAATCAATCTGGATGGAGCCGATTCATATACCTGGGAACCTGCACAGGGAGTTTCATTCCTTGGACAGGGTCTCGTAAGTTTAAGTCCGGATGAAACAACTACCTACACAGTTACCGGAATAAAAGGATCCTGTAGAGTCAAAAAGGATATTACGGTAACGGTAGATGATGCTCCCAATTTATTGACCGTTCAGTCGTCTCGCAGGATTCTCTGTCCGGGAGATGCCGTTACCCTTACTGCCTCAGGCGCCGCAGGATATCGTTGGTCGCCTGTATCGGACTTGAATAGTGCAGAAGGAAAGGAAATTATTGCAAGGCCTTTCCAGAGTACAACATATAGAGTTACTGCAACCACCGAAAATGGATGTTCTACTTCGGCAGATGTTTTTGTGGAAGTTATCCCAAGACCCAATATTATATTAAATGCATCAACGGATCTCGTATGTGAAGGGAGCACAGTAAGCCTTCAGGCTGCCGGAGCGCTCACCTACGATTGGTATCCACAAGCAGAACTGAGCATTGTTCAGGGAGCGCGTGCAGAAGCAGTCCCGACCGTCAATACGACCTATCAGGTGATTGGCTCCAATGAAGCCGGCTGTAGCGATACCGCTTTTGTAGAAGTGGGAGTGAGAGAAAGTCGCAAAGTTAAAATCGAAGCAGATGATGCTGCTGTATGTCGTCGTCAATCAACTGTATTGAGGGCTTATGGCGCATCCAGATATACCTGGTATCCGGCAAATGAAGTAAGCTCAAGGGTAGGAGAATTTACCCGGGTTAGCCCAAGCAGGCAAACCACATATCGGGTAGTGGCAGAAGATGAAAATGGATGTGAAAGTGAAGACGAAATTACCATAGATGTGGCAACAGGATCTTATCCAAGAGCTGCCTTTACATCTGTGAAGAGTGTCGTTTGTGCCGGAGAATCTGTTCAATTTCAAAGCCTTTCCCAGAATGCCCAGGAATACTATTGGGAATTTGAAGGAGGTTTCCCCAGAAGATCTAATGAAGCCAATCCCGAAGTCACCTTTGAGACGGAAGGATACCATAGCGTAAGTTTGCGGGTAGTAAGTTGTAGCGGAAATGAAGATTACACCTCAGAGACAGACTTCATTGTAGTAACTGAACCCATTATTCTGAGTTTGAATCAGGGAGACCAAAGCATTTGCAAAGGGGGAAGTCTGGAATTGCAGGCTTTCGGAGCCGATACCTATTCCTGGTCGCCAGCTATAGGATTGGATAAAACAAACGGAAACCTTGTAAACGCCAAGCCTACCGGAACAACCACCTATAAGGTAGTGGGAGAAATGAGCGATGGCTGTAAAGCAGAAGCAGAAATCACCCTGGAAGTTTTGGAAACAAACGACCAATTAAGCGTCAGTCCCAAAAATCCCAGCATTTGTTCAGGCGAAAGTGTACGACTCCTTGCAGAAGGAGCGGCTTCTTATACCTGGAGTGTTGCCGGTCAGTCTACGACAAGCGGGGATGAAAATGAAATACTAGTTAGCCCTACTCAAACGACAACTTTTGTGGTAGAGGCAAGCAGTTTGAATGGCTGTGAGTTTAAAGAAGAAATTACGGTTACGGTCAATGAAGGCCTGTCCATCAAAATAGATCCGGAAAGTCCGGTCATTTGCAAGGGAGATCAAATTCGTTTGGACACCCATAGCGAAGGGGTATTTACCTGGAGCCCTTCAGGTTCCCTGAGTGCATCTTCTGGCACAGCAGTGGATGCCTTTCCTACAAGAACTACAGAATATGTGGTTCGCGGCACCAATGATGGCGGATGTCATGCAGAAGCTCGAGTAACTGTGGTTGTAAATGAAGCCGAAGATCTCAAAGTACGCGCCCAGGAGCGTAGCATTTGCCGTGGAGATACAACCTTCCTTACAGCTTCTGGATCCACCGATTATTTATGGTCTCCTTCTGCAAGCCTCGACAAAACAAGAGGTCCGGTAGTCGCCGCTTTCCCTGAAGAGACCACTACCTATATAGTAAGCACAGGCGCTGATGGGTGCCGCGTTGAAGAAGCCATCACAATTACCGTTACCCAGCCAGAACCTTTGACAATAAGTCCGGCAAGCGTACAAGCCTGTCGCGGACAATATACCACCCTGACAGCCAGCGGTGGTCAATACTATATTTGGGATCAGGCAGAAGGCCTGACCAAAGCAGCAGGAGAAGAAGTGCGTGTCAATCCTGAAACCACAACTCGCTATACAGTCAGCTCAATCGATGAACAAGGCTGTGAAACGAGTAATTATGTAACAGTGGTAGTAGAAGAAAAAGATTTTCTCGAAATCTCCGCTTCTCATGCCAGCGTTTGTGTGCAGGAAGAAGTATCTCTGATTGCTTCGGGTGCAGATAGCTATACATGGCTACCTGCTGAGGGCTTGCTCAGGTTTGAAGGCGCTCGTACATATGTGAGACCCAATCAGACCACAACTTATCAAGTCATAGGAACGAATACAGGCGGATGTGTAGATACAGCAGAAATAAGTCTGGAAGTAAATGAATTGAAGCCTGACTTTGTATTTGACAGACCGGAAACCATAGATCTTGCACAAGGTGCAGGTAAAGTAGATTTCAGCGACAGAACCATCAATGGGAAAAGCTGGCTCTGGGATTTTGGTACAGGAAGTACTTCTACCGAACAAAACCCTGTGCACTTCTTCCGCAAGCCTGGCAAGTACACCGTAAGTTTGATCGTTTCTAATGGAATCTGCGAGGATATTGTAAGCAAGAAGATAGAAGTTATCAATAGCTCTAGTCTGGAGGAATTGGTAGATGAAGGGGAAATAAATATTCCTGACCTGGCAGATGAGGAAGGGATCGTAAATGTAAAGCTGGAAAGCCCCAGACAAATGAGGTTGCAGCTTCGCCTCCTGGATTCCAGAGGTACCCAGCTGTATGATGGTTTGCTGCATGTGAGTGCAGGGACTTATGAACAGCCTTTTAGCCTCAGCAATTTTGACAAGGGAGCTTATTTTATCGAACTCATGGATGGCGAAGAAACCTATCGTCAACAGGTAGTTTACAGATAA
- a CDS encoding ATP-binding protein — protein sequence MMHKLLERQVKKLKRKAKEGEFPLEALLEVVSSAYEEQDEERRKKDHTVATLTQELTELNQKIKEDAEGYVSAIMENVVDGILTFDSEGKILSVNSAAQEIFGFIETELQGENIQLLLPDVSHEKAKGLHLAIGEIISGKQASFSDESLALKKDGEIFPTEISISKMSGSSGDIFITIIKDITLRVRFQEELIQAKEKAEAAAIAKTNFLSTMSHEIRTPMNAVIGLTNLLIQENPRQDQLDNLNVLKFSGENLLVLINDILDFNKIEAGRIEFEEIDFSLKTVANTIKEALGVKARDKGIGLRIYIDSALPEVVVGDPTRLSQILNNLIGNAVKFTEKGKVTVDIAMREEKDEQMFIDFEVEDTGIGIPEDKITSVFESFTQSNSTITRKYGGTGLGLSITKRLIELQGSEIKLESELGVGSKFYFTLPLKRSRRQSLKEESADTAPLVESLKGVKVLLVEDNKVNQMVAKKFLSHWGIEVEVAENGLIATELVRQLEFDIILMDLHMPVMDGYTATRTIRSYKDKRFQDLPIIALTASVLQPTQSGVREVGMTDFVSKPFKPEELNRKIAKYVLGAKEEAEEPKAC from the coding sequence ATGATGCATAAGTTGCTGGAACGACAAGTAAAAAAACTTAAAAGGAAAGCCAAAGAGGGGGAATTCCCCCTCGAAGCTCTCCTGGAAGTCGTCAGTAGCGCCTATGAAGAGCAGGATGAAGAGCGCAGGAAAAAAGACCATACGGTTGCTACACTTACCCAAGAGCTCACAGAGCTAAATCAAAAGATTAAAGAAGATGCCGAAGGCTATGTTTCCGCAATTATGGAAAATGTGGTTGATGGGATACTCACTTTTGATTCTGAGGGAAAGATCCTGTCTGTCAATTCAGCAGCCCAGGAAATATTTGGCTTCATCGAAACGGAATTGCAGGGAGAAAATATTCAACTTCTTCTCCCCGATGTGAGTCACGAAAAAGCAAAAGGACTTCACCTGGCTATAGGTGAAATAATTTCAGGCAAGCAAGCCAGCTTTTCTGATGAGTCCTTGGCCCTCAAGAAGGATGGAGAAATATTCCCGACAGAGATTTCTATCAGTAAAATGTCAGGAAGTAGCGGAGATATTTTTATCACCATCATCAAGGATATTACCCTTAGAGTCAGGTTTCAGGAAGAACTGATTCAGGCCAAGGAGAAAGCAGAAGCCGCTGCTATTGCAAAAACCAATTTCCTCTCCACTATGAGTCATGAGATTCGTACTCCGATGAATGCAGTAATCGGTCTTACCAATCTCCTTATTCAGGAAAATCCCCGGCAGGATCAATTAGACAATTTGAATGTCCTCAAGTTTTCCGGGGAAAATCTACTTGTACTCATCAATGATATCCTTGATTTCAATAAGATAGAAGCAGGAAGAATTGAATTTGAAGAAATAGACTTTAGCCTGAAAACGGTTGCAAATACGATTAAGGAAGCGCTAGGGGTGAAAGCCAGGGACAAAGGAATAGGTCTTCGGATTTATATTGATTCGGCCCTTCCGGAAGTGGTCGTAGGAGATCCTACCCGCCTTTCTCAAATCCTCAATAATCTGATTGGAAATGCGGTCAAGTTTACGGAAAAAGGAAAAGTTACGGTCGATATCGCCATGCGGGAAGAAAAGGACGAGCAAATGTTCATTGATTTCGAAGTGGAAGATACTGGAATTGGAATCCCGGAGGACAAGATTACGAGCGTTTTTGAAAGCTTTACGCAATCCAATTCGACCATTACCCGCAAATATGGAGGAACTGGACTGGGTTTGTCTATTACGAAGCGTCTGATTGAGCTGCAAGGAAGTGAAATCAAACTGGAAAGTGAATTGGGCGTAGGATCAAAGTTTTACTTTACCTTGCCCCTCAAAAGAAGCAGACGACAATCGCTCAAGGAAGAATCCGCAGACACAGCTCCTTTGGTAGAATCTCTGAAAGGGGTAAAAGTGCTATTGGTCGAGGATAATAAAGTCAACCAAATGGTGGCCAAGAAATTTCTCAGCCACTGGGGAATTGAGGTTGAGGTGGCAGAGAATGGACTGATCGCAACAGAATTGGTCCGACAGCTGGAATTTGACATTATCCTCATGGACCTGCATATGCCTGTCATGGATGGCTACACTGCAACCCGTACAATTCGATCTTATAAAGATAAACGCTTTCAAGACCTTCCCATCATTGCTTTGACGGCCTCAGTTCTCCAACCTACACAAAGCGGGGTACGAGAAGTAGGGATGACAGATTTTGTATCCAAACCTTTCAAACCGGAGGAACTCAACAGAAAAATTGCAAAATATGTATTAGGAGCAAAAGAGGAAGCAGAAGAACCAAAAGCCTGCTAA
- a CDS encoding FIST N-terminal domain-containing protein has product MKTNQLIWEDGDSWESYEDAVEITPQLVLFFGSTSLLEEQEFFQQLQEMYPKATLVGCTTAGEIIGDEVLDDSIVATAIEFEKTTINSASILIGDTEGSLDAGKILGKEIKADNLKSVLVISDGGSVNGSELVEGLTEILGTDVIITGGLAGDGGRFEKTLVAYNATPEQGRIVVIGFEGEAVQVGHGSVGGWDAFGPERKITRSEANVLYELDGKPALELYKGYLGDKASELPGSALLFPLMIRPSGQEEVGTVRTILTVNEEDQSMTFAGDVPEGYSAQLMMANFDRLVAGASEAAKFALNKEEEEMESDTLAILISCVGRKMVLGQRTADEVESVMDIMGGAKQIGFYSYGEISPHVEVGNCQLHNQTMTITSITEKV; this is encoded by the coding sequence ATGAAGACTAATCAATTGATCTGGGAAGACGGGGATTCATGGGAAAGCTATGAAGATGCCGTAGAGATCACCCCACAACTTGTACTATTTTTTGGAAGTACAAGCTTGCTTGAAGAACAGGAGTTCTTCCAACAATTACAGGAAATGTACCCGAAAGCCACTTTAGTTGGCTGCACCACTGCCGGAGAGATTATTGGAGATGAAGTATTGGATGATTCGATCGTAGCTACTGCTATTGAGTTTGAAAAAACAACGATAAATTCTGCTTCTATTCTGATAGGAGATACAGAAGGTTCTCTAGATGCTGGAAAAATTCTGGGAAAGGAAATTAAGGCTGATAATTTAAAATCTGTCCTGGTTATCTCTGATGGAGGATCTGTAAATGGAAGTGAATTGGTAGAAGGACTTACAGAAATACTTGGTACAGATGTAATCATCACAGGAGGACTAGCCGGAGATGGAGGCAGATTTGAAAAAACACTGGTAGCCTATAATGCAACTCCTGAACAGGGACGAATTGTAGTTATCGGCTTTGAAGGTGAAGCTGTACAGGTAGGGCATGGTTCTGTAGGCGGATGGGACGCTTTTGGTCCCGAAAGAAAAATTACGCGTTCAGAAGCAAATGTTTTATATGAACTGGACGGAAAACCAGCATTGGAACTTTACAAAGGATATTTAGGAGATAAAGCTTCTGAATTGCCAGGAAGTGCGCTCCTCTTTCCACTTATGATCCGTCCATCCGGACAGGAAGAAGTAGGAACAGTACGCACGATCCTCACCGTAAATGAAGAAGATCAATCCATGACTTTTGCCGGAGATGTGCCAGAAGGATATTCTGCTCAGCTCATGATGGCAAACTTTGACCGCCTGGTAGCTGGAGCTTCGGAGGCAGCAAAATTTGCCTTGAATAAGGAAGAAGAAGAAATGGAGAGTGATACACTGGCTATTTTGATTAGCTGTGTAGGAAGAAAAATGGTTTTGGGCCAAAGAACTGCAGATGAGGTTGAATCTGTCATGGATATCATGGGAGGCGCCAAGCAGATCGGTTTCTATTCGTATGGTGAAATTTCTCCTCACGTCGAAGTTGGAAACTGTCAATTACACAACCAAACAATGACCATTACTTCAATTACTGAGAAAGTATGA